The Mercurialis annua linkage group LG7, ddMerAnnu1.2, whole genome shotgun sequence genome includes the window caatatatGAAGCAAATACTTAGAAACATGGCATAAGGTTTATTGCAAGTTTACAACTGTCTATACACATGAGATGATAATTTCAATGACACAAGCAAAAACCATTAGAAATTGTAACCGTAGAATATGCTACCTAAGTCAATTTCTATACAAGACTTGTTGGTTGGATTAAAACAAGAATGATCCACTCGTCATTGGTCTGGTGAGGAGAAACTTAGGAGCATATTCAATAGATATGGCTGTCACTACAGACACATAATGGGACACATAAGATGTTGCTAGCATATTGCAACATACACGAGCATCATCGACGATGCCAACAAGTAGAAACAATGAAATGAAAAACGCCTGAAACAAAAAATGAgcgaaacaatattttttataagaatagatataaagttttaaagttttataagTGTTTTcggaaacaaaaacaatattCTAGAACGTAAAACAAGTTTACGTGCAACATAGATGAAAATCTACCGATCAAACAATGAAGAAAAGACGCCATGTAACCATCAATTGAGCATCACCCACCAGAGCATATACCATACAGTTCTATATATACTATTCAAAAGAATCTCATTCAGATGGAACATAAGAAAAGCCAAATACTAGGGTTTACCTTCACTTtcaataataaattaactattCTTCGCTTTCTCCAAAGTTTATTCTGTCCTCCATCTATATCTCATCCCACCCTCTATTCATTTGCGTTCCTTTTCTTCTCCTGTTACCTTTACGTAACTCTATATAAGCCATCTTTATAAGACAACAGTTAGTAGTTACTCTTTGAGTATGGATCAAAAAAACGGGAAAGCAAATGGAATGAGGACAAGGAGCTTCCGCTATGAAGACTACAATAACAGAAGGGTGTTTCTGCAAAGCTATCCCCTTCAATGGGAAGGAGAAGATGACAGGGCAAATGTAGGGATGAGTAAGATCGCCGGAAAGGACTCTGAgaagaaaccaatcaaaaagATAGCCGTGTCAATAATTCAATGGGGTGAAGGGAAAGTTGTGGTTTTAAAGAGATTCAAGCATAATCTCACAGTTTATGTCATAGCTTGCATCCCCACGAACCGCCCAGCTCTAATTTCAGCTTGAGCTCTAGCCTTTTCTAAACCTCTTATTACTAAACCTCATTGCTAAAGCTGATATCAAGCCCCAATTTATATATCAGTGACAAACATCAATACGCCATTTAAATCTATTTATTGTCAAAGTGGCTCTTAATTTCTCTTCAgacctctctctctctcatctATGTGAGACCTCTAGTGTATTTAACCTTGTGCAATGCAATAACACAATtcataaaattatgattttctaccctaaataaaataaatctcaGAGATTTTAACATAAACTTATGCAAAGCCCAACAATGtcataaaaaaatgttttagatGACAGCAATCCCCTGTTCGCCGTAAAAGCAAatagaataaaagaaaaaagctCAAACTTTACATATCATAGATTGGCACTTaagcaacaattttttttaccaGCATAAGACTCTAGAAAAAAGGAATCTAATGGTTGTGTGGTTGTATGATATGGGAAACTCAGATATACAAAGAATGACCCAAAGAATGTCCACACAATGGTCATCAATCTCCATTGTTAATACACTACTAATCAGGAAGTACAAAGGTTGATGACACCAAAACCTGAAGAGTCCTATAATTAGccataaaagtacaaaaaatgAGCTTACTTCCTAATGCACAGACAGGAAGCTCTGTTcgtcaaaaaaatattattgacaCGCCCATCGTGAAGCATCCTACAGCCACCCAGGGGCTCAACCGCTCACCTATTTAAGCAATTACACAAGTTGTCAGTATGTAATTAAGCAATTACACATACAGTGAAAttcacataaataaaattacataaatattcTAGCACGATACTCTTTTGAGTTCTAATATTCTTTCACATTACTTCAAATGACAGGAAAGTTGGGTTTTATATGTTTAGGACTAAAAAGAACCTAATGGAGGATTTTAATCTGATATATACTGAACCTTTAACATCGACTAGACTGTATGTAAATCTTAATAGTATCCCATATATTCAGAAGCCAGTATTCGAGATGGTAAGATCACTTTGACCATTCATATAAGGGTGGAAACCAAGGAAACCAATGCTCTAAAGGAATTAGTTTATACTTCTAGTTCTTGAATTAACCGAAAAGAATTCAGATAAGAAAGCTTACTACCTATTCTGGCTGCCTTCCAGAAAAACCCACGAAACCTGTAGAGAAATTCCATTAGTCATTAGTTCCATAACCACTACCCCAACCAGATTCACCATACTGATCAAAAATCACATCACTATGGATATTAAGCAACATTATTGACTTTTGGTGAGtataaaaagaggaaaaaaatatatttaattgccAAATGTTGACCCAAGTAAATCAAGTGTTTATTATGCTAAAAAGTGTTTTATTATGTTAAAGAGTGTAGACAAATAGAAGTAGAAACTTTACTTAGCTAGCCATTTTAAAATTCTGTCTCAGGCCATTACAACCCACTTCATTTCCCAAGGGATGGACTAAGGAGCAGGAATGGCCATGGAAAGGAGATGATTAGTTGCACAGGATAAGCACTGGGATTATTCAATTCATTGGCCAACAAGGGAAAATCTCCATTCCCACCCCATTTCTCACAATAGTTTCTCATACTTTACTATATTTTGATGAAAATACATGAACATTTGCAGGTATCAAATTTCAGAGTTGGCTCGGAAACACTCATGGTGCGAATTACTCCCAAGAAAAGAGCATTTTAACAGCTCACCAAGAGGAAATGAGCAAACTTATGAAGGACAAAGTAGGCGTAATGCTTTCAAGTAAGAAAAAGGAAAACTTATCGATTTGCCAAAGAGGTTGAAGTACCCGTGTCACTGAGcttaactaaataaaatttaacaaacaaCCTACAAATGATTGAAGTTCTACTTAAGCTATAGCATTAGCAATTACTACTGTGTTTCCATGGCGCAAATCATAATGTAAACAAAGCTAACCATAACTCAGCAATTGTACCTTTGAGAAACTTTTGTAAAATGTATCACCATTCATGTTTACAGTaaatttcaaatagaaaaaaaaagatcatcAGCGAAAAATGTCAGCAATGTTGTATAAGTGTCGCGTAATTCCTAGAATTCAATCCTCACAACTAAtctcaaaacaaaaaataaatcacAATAACAAAATCCAAGTAAATGCACTCTTTCAAACACAGTCCCTACTTACAGTTTCACGAAAAAAAATAAGCACATTCCGATCAGACCCGCACGATAAGAAAAACTTCACAtatgaacaatttttttaaagaaatacaTACCCAGTTCTCTGTTCCAAAATCGCCGGGAAGTGCATCTTAACATAAGTGCAAGTACAAATTCCCAACAGCACAACCGtcaaaaaagaatgaaaattgAACAGTGCAGACTGAAAAAAGAACatcaaataaaatccaattcaataaaattcacttaattatcataaatacaatttttcaaaattcaaataatacTATAAAATTACTTTACCATGTCGTGATCCTCCTTAAACAGTCAAATGTTCTTGTCTCCAAATCTGCAAGTTAAACAagttaattaagaataattACATGAAGTAGAAAACATGAGCTcattattgatttaattaattgaattcaaGCTAATAGATAACGCAgctaattattttaatcaaatggAAAAATGAATcctttttattcaaattaggGTTTAGTGGAAGAGAAATGAGGGATAGAATGGTAAATAAGAGAAACTTACCGCGAAAATTTGTTTAAGAGCTTGGATCCAGACTGAAGCTTACAGAGGAGAAAGAAAGGAACCGACTtccgaaaaaaaatatttactttttattttattatagtatttcttattagtttaaaattttcaatttaaataatactttaattaaaattttataatattattaatagttagtttttaaaatatgtttagtaacatgttttatagatttgcatcttgtaatttttaaatttatataaactatttatttatttatttcaatcttttaataaaaatattattgataaataatacttactaatttttaattaatataaattatttttaaaatttgtttattttatttaaaataattattaatatttttaatggattatttttttattataaaagttttCATTTCATTTGCATACATTTCTAACTAGTATGGGGATtagatgatttttttaaaaaaaataactttgaaaAGTGATATTTTGGCCATCAATTTGAttccctttttaccaattttgaATGTTGCGaatatatagttttaatttaCTCACTTATAAAATGTAGATTCACTATAAATTGACCTTTTAGCAAAATGAGTCCGCTAAATATGATAAATAATCACGTCggttttttaacatttccaaCTGTTACACTCTTAATTTCAAGTAGCGATgataaaggataaaaaaaaaatcgtccacaaaataaaaacaagaaaGAAAAACGCATATAGATATTGCTATTTCAAGCACAAACAAATTATAAGCTAGCGAAATACACATCAAAgcgtaaattattataaatattaaaaaacacaTTTGAGACTTAAACATGAAAACAATTTGTTCTCTTGCTCATTCTactcaaaaccaaacttctttTTCGCCATCAAAACAAAATCATAGACCTCCTTTTGATCTGGGAGCGACTTTGATACAGACTCTTTCTTGAGGCACCTTCGAGCCCACTCGATAAGCTTCGGACACTCGGCCTCTACGTTGAAGTTGGCGCAAATTTCATAGGCGTAAAACcaagaataaaatggtataaacgctacATCTACATATCCAAAACGCTCGCCACCAAAATAAAACTTGTCTCCAAGTTCTCCTTCCAAAAGCTTAAGTGCATTAATGAAATCTTTCTTTGCGATTTCTTGTTCTTCTCCCTTTGTAATCCACATTAGCCTCCCATTCGGATAAATCTGCACATCATAAATAGCGAAATAGAAAACATCGTATATCGATAAGAAAcgtttgaaagaaaaatatggATTTTGTTATATGTAACGGTAACGCAAgtcatttaatataaaattcgtATGTTCTATGTCACAATCTATGCATCATATGGAAGTAAAAATGTTCAAATGTTAAATATCCAAATACAAAATGTGAAaacactattaattttttaaagtgtGTTCTGAATATATAATTTCAGATACCATCATAACTTTAGTATCTCAATTCTTTTTCTGAAAATGAAATGTTGAATGTGGAATTTGAGAACTTTTGTGCACCATAAGTCACTAAGCTATTTCGGACATTACATTTACTTTGTATTTGGTTCAATTCTACTAGTATTAGTGTGACATGAAAgtgattaattttctaaaacttAATATCTAGAACCGATAAATATCATTTTCAAAAGCAGAaggctttttttttttaatttttgaatagcGTTGATTTTTAGTGTGATTCTAAAGGTTTCATTTTGAAATTCTTAAATTTTGGTTCAGTTATTTATCAGTTTCCAGACTTTCCCAAATTGTGCACAGCCCTAATATATATGTACACTtgtgtgtttttgtttgaaacTTGAAAGAGAAATATAGTTCTTGGAAAATAAGTTAggcctaataattaaaaaatatctctCTTTCTGACTTTATTCGTCAATATTAATTTAAACTGTTACAACTATCAACAATATCctagtttcaatttttttctgaaaaattaagactatatgttaaatatgaaatatatatctggattcttttttttatatataaagtcTCAAATTTAAAAAGATGAGTATTTATCTCATGCATTTGTTAGCAGATGTTATATTCATAACAACCAATGAGTATTTATTTGCTATAGAAAATCTaataattattacttaattttttatcattaactTTTCCACATAGCTAACACACTATTGGTTTGTTGTACGGATAATACGGCGCAACAGATGcatgcaataatttttctaagaCCTTGCTTGGTTGGGGGTAAATAGACTAGGGAAGTTGTACTTCCCGGAAAATAGCAAATGTTTTTTGcttggttcaatttttatattttactttccGGGAAATTGGATGTTTGACTTCCCTAGTCAAAGGGAAGTAACTTCCCTACTAAAATCCAAGGAAGTAGAACTTCCCTAGcatttttgttggtttttcctaatttaaccttaatttttttctttttttcttttaaaattcatataaaaatatttttatttatttcaaaaaatatacttatattattttataattgttatttataataagtaaatatttttattaaatattttataatatgtaaaattcaaataaaaaaatataataagcaaaaattatttattgctcgattttttaaaaaattatttgtttaacaatataaaaattatcaaaggacatttatgtcttttagttaaaaatatagtatattatattaaaattaatattgtacttcccgggaagtaaaaattgaaacaagtaACATTTATCAAACTTCCTGGAAAATTAACTTCTCAGGAACTACATTTCCCGGGAAGTTACTTCCCTTGAATTGTTATAAAACGAACCAAGCGAGGCCTAAAAAGACAGATACAATTGGAACCAAAAATTGACAAAtgataaaattgatgatttttagagttataaacaaaaaaaaatagagtatttctGAATAATAGAACATAAAACTATTTGCTTCTTTAATATAATTTTCGGATTCGTAATTGACGGTCCaacttgataaattttttaaaaatatttttatcaattttatcataCTTGCggatatattaattcattttacctaaaacaaaagaagaaaacCATTACCTTCTTGTCAACAAAATCAGCCCAAAATCTAGCTTGAGCTCTAGAATAAGGATTAGTAGAAAAAAGAGGAGATTTATGAGGCCAAACTTCATCAACATATTGAACACCAATAAGTGATTCACAAATGGGAATTCCATTGTGAATAAGAACCGGAATTTTTTTATGAACCGGGTTCATTTTCAATAGAAAAAggcttttatttttcaaatcctCTTCAATGTGCTCCTCATATTTTACTCCTTTTTCTGCCAATGCTATTTTCAATCTCATTCCAAATGGACTTGGCCAGAAATCCAAAAGAATCACTTCATCagccatttttttgatttgattttgaagtTGAGTGGGTAGTTAATTGTTGCTGATGAAATTTTGTTGTATATATAGCTGATTTTTATGGGagtgtttggtttagtttggtCGGATTCGGTTTAAGGACCGGCGGttttgatttatgtatttttggTAATTAATCTAATATATATGGTAGGATATATAAAAAGACTATAATTTTGGTAATTTATCTTGCATATATGGTAGATACActaaaaagaaaagataaaattatggttcatatatataaatattttgataatttatatatatgtatggtATTAGGTTTGGAATCGAAACCGCCAGTTCAAAACCGAAATCAGCGATTATTATAGACATAGAATCGGAGtatatatttcattttcaatGCAATGTATTTTATGGTagtatacactatatatatttCATCTCCAATGCAATATATTTTGatacttttgattttttaagaaatatttATGAATATTTATGAAGTGGGTTTGATCAAAATTTAACATTACGTTTTTTAGTTTAACTGTAGTTTGATACattgtttcatttttcatttcaataagATTTTTTTGTTTACTAAACACATACAAATCGAGTTAATTCTTGCCCCATTATATGTTTGCATGATTTATATTCTCCCCATCTCATTAgagtttttgaatttatttgtatttagaaATATAGATTGCCACATACGTATACTTTGGTCGATcgaaaatcatttaaaaaaaatctggaTGTCAATTAAATGGAAATTCAATTGCCATATTATTGAATAATTATAGTAGAAtagttaaaatgaaataaacgcAATGTTTGCACAATTTGAGAGAAAAATGAGCATATAAAAAATGATGAGATTGAACCAACACCAAATATTTTTCTGCTCTCTGCAGAATAGTTTTTTCCTCTCGAGGAAAGCTTCAGTAACATGGATATTGCTACCCTTTGTGAATCTCTATCATTATCTGATGATGATGACATAGTAGAGTGTGACTTGGGAGAGAATGCTAGAAACGTGGGTGCTACGAAGATAGCTCACTCTTTAGTGGGAAAAGTTTTATCAACGAAGAAAGTAAACAGAGAAGGATTCATTTCAACGGTGAATTTTCTCTGGAGAACAAAGAAGTCTATGATGGTCGAGGTGGTGGGAGACAACATGTTTGTTATCCATTTCGAAGACCAGGAAGATCGAAGGAGAGTGTTGAATGGAGGTCCATGGAAATTTCAAGAGTATGCCATCGCTCTTGAAGCCCCTACTGGAATAGGTAATTATGAGGAGATGAAGTTTAATATGATGGTGT containing:
- the LOC126657769 gene encoding probable glutathione S-transferase, with the translated sequence MADEVILLDFWPSPFGMRLKIALAEKGVKYEEHIEEDLKNKSLFLLKMNPVHKKIPVLIHNGIPICESLIGVQYVDEVWPHKSPLFSTNPYSRAQARFWADFVDKKIYPNGRLMWITKGEEQEIAKKDFINALKLLEGELGDKFYFGGERFGYVDVAFIPFYSWFYAYEICANFNVEAECPKLIEWARRCLKKESVSKSLPDQKEVYDFVLMAKKKFGFE